The Chitinophaga pinensis DSM 2588 region GCATTCATTAGCGTTGGCTCTGTGCACAACTTCGCTTATATGGGAGGCTTCTTTGGACTGGTAGCAGGGGTGTATTTTCTTATACGACTGAACATAAAACAACGTAGAATAACAGCAAGAGAAAATGTTGCACCCTGATCGATGTGGGTAACAAATTTTAAAAGGCTATTGATCACTGGTCAATAGCCTTTTAAAATTAAATGCGCTTTAGCACTATTTCGCCTGTAATGCCTGTCCTTCAAAAGCAATACCGGACCATCCATGTGCCATGAACTGTCTGATATTCTGGTGATCGGTAGCATCGGGCGTATTTAACACTGCCTGATAATGTTCTGCAAATAAGAAGAGGGTATCTTCTTTGCTCAGGTTATTTAGTTGTGCAAAAGAAAAGACTTTCGCGCTACCCTGGTTTTGCGTTGCTTCGTTATATGTTTCACCGTTTTTAAAGGCGGTTGGCTGATGCTGGTAATATGTTTCAATGAATTCGATTACCTCTTTGAAGGAAACTAAATTGCTTTTTAATTGCTGAAGTAAGCTTGCGAATTGTTCTTTCATCCGAATGTCCGATGTTTAGTATTAGTGTGAAGAAAACGCCCACTCAATGCTGAGCGGGCGTTTCTTTTAGTATGTTTTTTATTTCTTATTCTCTTCGCACCATTTCTTCGCGTTCACAAAAGCTTCTAACCATGGCGTCACTTCATCC contains the following coding sequences:
- a CDS encoding HopJ type III effector protein, which codes for MKEQFASLLQQLKSNLVSFKEVIEFIETYYQHQPTAFKNGETYNEATQNQGSAKVFSFAQLNNLSKEDTLFLFAEHYQAVLNTPDATDHQNIRQFMAHGWSGIAFEGQALQAK